In Triticum aestivum cultivar Chinese Spring chromosome 5B, IWGSC CS RefSeq v2.1, whole genome shotgun sequence, the following proteins share a genomic window:
- the LOC123116187 gene encoding uncharacterized protein produces the protein MSRPFPPLFVLLVLLLLASTSSPATATAKIAEAPSAVGCSRSAEAASRVVAESCTDDIVRSFFGVRGSDVCCRALETAGAGCYRAVFSGSPFADIYPTILGNVCGLAVAPSPGERSYY, from the coding sequence ATGTCCCGGCCATTCCCTCCACTGTTCGTCCTACTGGTCCTGCTGCTGCTAGCATcgacctcgtcgccggccaccgccacGGCAAAGATCGCGGAGGCGCCGTCCGCCGTTGGCTGCAGCCGGAGCGCGGAGGCAGCGTCGCGGGTGGTGGCGGAGAGCTGCACGGACGACATCGTCAGGTCCTTCTTCGGCGTGCGCGGCAGCGACGTCTGCTGCCGCGCGCTGGAGACGGCCGGCGCTGGGTGCTACCGCGCGGTGTTCTCCGGCTCCCCGTTCGCCGATATCTACCCGACCATCCTCGGTAACGTCTGCGGCCTCGCCGTGGCTCCCAGCCCCGGGGAACGGTCGTACTACTAG
- the LOC123116188 gene encoding auxin-responsive protein SAUR36 yields MGDDGAKAATTTIVRLRELLHKWALGARGDADDGEEEEETHAPAAGAGAGAGGAPPSIPPFVLRRLTRTVTVDSDDEGCHSPEAAPDVPRGYCPVYVGPEQRRFVIPTSYLGHPVFRLLLEKAEEEFGFRHEGALAIPCETEAFKYILQCVERHDKGLAADDVDVDEEANLRSVLEPASSIRHVS; encoded by the exons ATGGGCGACGACGGCGCGAAGGCGGCCACGACGACGATCGTGCGCCTGCGGGAGCTGCTGCACAAGTGGGCGCTCGGTGCCAGgggcgacgccgacgacggcgaggaggaggaggagacgcacgcgccggcggcgggggcgggggcgggagcGGGAGGTGCGCCGCCGTCGATCCCGCCGTTCGTGCTGCGGCGGCTGACGAGGACGGTGACGGTGGACTCGGACGACGAGGGCTGCCACAGCCCGGAGGCGGCGCCGGACGTGCCCAGGGGGTACTGCCCGGTGTACGTGGGGCCGGAGCAGCGGCGGTTCGTGATCCCGACCAGCTATCTGGGGCACCCCGTCTTCCGGCTCCTCCTGGAGAAGGCCGAGGAGGAGTTCGGGTTCCGGCACGAGGGCGCGCTGGCCATCCCCTGCGAGACCGAGGCCTTCAAGTACATCCTCCAGTGCGTCGAGCGCCACGACAAGGGCCTCGCCGCCGACGACGTCGACGTCGACG AAGAAGCGAACCTGCGCAGTGTGCTAGAGCCAGCGTCGTCAATTCGTCATGTTTCGTAG